TGGAAGTggatacccttctaaaaggtTGCATATAATTATTCTATAGATGTTCTCTATATATGAGTTCAGTTCTATGTGATGATGTTGTTTTTCTGTCTCTCTGAGAAGGGCGCACTACCTAGACTCAAGTATTCTCAATTCATCTTATTTGAGAGCATAAGGCTGTAAAATTGACATTGATGTTTTGGCCATGCAGTTGGTGCTGTTGGATGTTTCAAACAATAAGTTAAAGTTTCTTCCTGAATCTATTGGAAGTTGCTTCTCTTTGGAAGAATTGCAAGCTAATGGTACCTTCAGATTTTAGCTCGCCTATTATCTGATTCTTGCTATTTCTATATTTCGTTTGCTTTCCTGGTGCTGGAGCTTCATGTCCAATATATGTTGAGGGATAAAGTACCAAAACGAAACAAGAACAAAAGATGCATCCTTAATTAAAAAAACAATCGAGATAAAATTAAGTGAAAGTCATGACCGATAATGAAATTGGGAGcgtggtgggtgacctagaaagTCAAGGAATATCCACAACTCTATTTTGTTAAGCTTGTAAAACACTAGTATTGGTACCATTCATTTATATTCTTACATGATTTAAGGTTCTATTTTTCCTCAGAGTGCCAAATAAGGTTTTTACTGATTTTTCTGCGGTCTTGCTTATGAATAACAACTTTGTGCCACAGATAATTCTATTGAAGAGCTTCCTGCTTCAGTTTGCAATCTTGTTCAATTAAAGTCACtctgcctgaacaataacaatCTCAATCAGGTtatcatctctctctctctctctctctctcttcatcacagataaataagtgcaacgcATTGTAACCCATGTGGATAAAAGGTTTAACTGTTTGTCTCACTGAATAGCTAGATCTGATGTCGTATATACTAGATATTTTCTGATGATGCTtgaagtctctctctctctctctctctctctctctctctctctctctctctctctcttaataTCTAAGGATGCTATTAAGCAGAGTTAAGAACCCTCTTCGCACTATCTATATACGTAAATGCTCCCACTGCTGCTCTGTGTATCGGCGCAAAAAGAAACATGCACAACGTATCTAACTTATACAATGACCATAATGTGAAATCTAGGTCTCTTCATTGTACAAGATTATCCACATTTGTGGTCATGGATTGAACTTCTAACAGTCTCTCCCATTTAAAGCATTATCATCCAAGTTTTTGCACTCGTTCCTGTCAGATATATGTTTTTTACAAAATTCTCATGGTTGCTATTGGTACCTGGGTTACTCAGATGCCTCTAAATTTGTTAAGAGAATGCAAGAGCTTGCAGAACATAGCACTGCACAGAAATCCCATTTCCATGGACCAATTTCAACAGGTTTTCACTCAGTATTGTTCACAGATTGATACTACTCAGTCATGTTAATCCTGGAAAAGTCATTTACAGATGATtctatttacttatttatttcaGATGGAAGGCTTCAAGGAATTTGAAGCCCGCCGTAAACAGAAGTTTGATAAACAAATTGATTCAAATGTGATAATCAGTTCTAAAGGGCTTGATGAGGGTGTTGACTTGTGATTCCTCTCCACATGCAATTTTTGTAAGGTTTCCGCTCATCTTGGTTTTACTGTTTTTTACTTCCAATTCCTTGGTAGAAACTTCCCCTTATGGTATAACCATGCAGTAGCTACATTACACAATGTTGCTCCTTCCGTTGGCATCAAACTTTTAGTATTCTAGTGTCTTTAATGCCTAATTTTGACAAGTCATTCTTGTCGACCGATAGAACTACATGCATGTCTTCATTACTTTCTCTTACCTCCCAGCCTGGTGTGCCTGGAAAGTTGCCTCTTCTCATTTACGTCCCAGGCTTATAGCTTGTACTATTTGCCATTATATTCGTGCCACTAAGTGTGTATATTTTTGGGAACTTGTTAGTGATTTCGATTTCAAAAGATGGAAAATGATAAGAATTTATGATATAATGCCATGGTTGCATGATAATTTTGTCCATCAAGTTTCTGAATCTGATTGATTTTCGTTGCAAAAGAGATTCCACGAGATGCTAGATCAATAATCTTCTAAAACTTCCCATTCAAATTGCTACAATTGACGATACTGATTTTTTTATAATGATATCTCTGCAGGTTAACTTTGCGTCTTGCGGTTGGATGGCATTGTGACAGCTTTGACTTTGATGAAAGGCGATTGCTTGTGCTGCCTTACATGAGTCATTGTCAAGCCCTTCTGTTGTTTATCATGGATTGTCAGCTTTGACTTGTGCGTAATTGTATCTATGCTGAGTTACAGTAATTGTAAATGATATGCAGACCTAAAGATTTCCTTTACCATTTTGATAATACATATTCATTGAGCTGTATATCATCACTCAAAACCTTGTATATAGGTGCCAAGTTTGTAGAACCTAAATGTATCCACGAATGTAgtctagtggtcaatgaagtggttAAAAACCTTAGTAAAAGACCACGTCTTTTTTAAAATTTCGATTACATAAGGGGGTTGGGGAAGGGGAGGGGAAAGAGGGTAGTGTAGATCAAAACCCACACCTATTGTGTGTTAGACTTTCATGGTTCCGGTAGAGTAATAAATTATAAgtcttggtggatagagttattCAGTAGCTGTGATGGGAGGTAACAAGTATCCGGTTAAAATAGTTAAAGTGTATAAGTTGGTTTAGGCACAAAAGTTATCAAAGAAGAAAAGGATTGTCCTTTTGATATTTATATTATGTGGTGAAGTCACCTATGCAGCCAATAAAAGGATAAGCTTTAAGTTCTATATATTTGGTAGATAAATCTAATATATCGGCATTTTTAGAGTAAAGTATACCGGCTCGAACAATTTTAATAATCCAGTTGGTTGGCAATTTGAACTCAGCTTATTGATGAAGGTTCGATACAAGTCGTTACATACTATTATGATTGTAGTACAAGTTACCATAACTTTGGAAAAAAATATTCACTAATATTGACGGAATGTAACAAGTTCTAATGGATACAAAACTTGCTTTGTCATAATTTGATGAATTGTCATGACTAGTACAAACTGTCTTTAACTTTGGTAAAAATTGTTCACTATTCACTACCCACTACTAGCATTTGTAAATGCAACAATAATTATATTCCTACCTACGTGTAAAAAAATGAAGAGATAGACTATAATTATTACAAAGTTGTTAATACGATCGTTATAATTTACATGTGTAGAAATTTCATTTCTTGCTTCAAAATTGCTCAAAATTCAATCCAAACCTTTAAGAATCAATAGTCTCTTTGTCTTTAATAAtggtattttaaaaaaaaaaaaattcaattgaaACATTTGagtttactttttaatttttatttttatttgttgttgCGCAGACTTTCAGAGTGGAAGTGAACAAATCAGTTTCAAACTCTTAGCCAACAGAATCCAGCCTCGTCTCTTATTTGACTTATTGACTAACCAATTTGCCTAAATAAAATCACCGTTCGGTGCAGCCACTATATAACCATAGGGTATTTGGCGTAATTAGCTGTAATTACCGAACCCCTTTTTGACCACCCGCATTACTATTTTCCAACAATAGACTTCGTTAACCCTAGCTTTACCTTTTTCATCGCCGACAAATTCAATTTTTCCCCCAATTCCAAAACCTACCTCCTTTCTCCCTTAAACCCACCTGGATTTTTCCTCTATTTCTTCAAATCAATCTCCGATTCTTCTAATTCTTTTCTTCCTTTATCGATCGATACCTTTTTTGGCTTTGGCCGTTGCGAAAATTGAATTCCcaagttagggtttcagatctgTTTTATATTCACCAGATCTGTTCTATTCCTCCTTGATTTTTTTgtaaattaatcattttttactaggtaattcttttgtttttctccttcgatttctcttgattttttcaaaaactaaaaaaaccgattttttctataaatagtttgtgatttagggtttcttctttaatCGTTCTCTTTTTTGTTTAGTTTATTGATACCCAGAATTAATTTCTGgttgattttattattttgctTTTGATGGAAGCATAGAGTCTAAATTGGGGATCTAGGGTTAGGGTTTTTATTATATTATAATTTATCCCTTTTTCTCTCAATTTTTTttcaataaaaacaaaatatttcatcctaatttctgtttatattttaaaattataattttgccctaattgaaaaaaaaaaatctgccTGCTCAATTTGACCAAGACGCTTCACAATTAAGGTACTTGAGCTGTGCCAAATAGTATTGGCATTCTTTAAGAAATAGTTTATTTTGTTTGATTCTTCTATATGATTAGACAAATATTAGTttctcttcaattttttttttttcacttttaaggGTCAAATAATAAGATAACCATTTTAATGTCATTCTAATTTTTCGAACAAAGGACGTGGACTCACTACATGTCACTAATAGAAATTTTAGAATGACTTCTTAACTGGCTGAGCTCAATTATTCTTATTGACATAGTTGTTGATAGTTAAATTACTGTTATCATGGCATAATATGCACTGTTAATGGAGAATTTTAGTTAGTGTTCTTTTTGGCTATGCAATATGGTGTTACGTTTAATGGAAAATGCTCAATGCTGTGCATGACTATGGCTTCAACATGTTTTTTCCTCTAGTGTTTGCTAATTGTCTTTTTTGAGGGATAAATTTGCACTTATATAGCATTTAAATTTCTGGATGTATTATGCAATTATGGTTACATGTTTTTTCGAATGTGTGGAACAACATTTTATTCTTAGGTCTTCTCCAAATTCAGTATCTTATTAAAAACTCCCTTTACAGTTAAATATGGTGCAAAAGAGGCCATTTGGTGAAGATTTGTATGAGGTTTCATCAAAGCAGCCAAGGCATGTAGAACCGAACAGTCAGCTAGTTTCAGTTTTGGACTTTTCTCCTCATGAATCAGTGGCTATGAAGCCTTATGCTTCAGGTAAAGGAGTGATTCTTCAAGAAGCATTTTTGCTAGCGTGTTTGTTGACTATTTGCGATGCTTTTATTTATTGATAGTTTTGTTGTTAATTCACATTATTTGAATACTTTGAAAAGTTTTATTCTAGTTTGTCAGATAGGCCTGCACTTTTAGTTGCAGACTTTGGATATAAATGGTTTTTGGATACTTTATCCGTTGTCTGATTCTTTGGTTATGAACTGTCCCATATCTATAATAGGCGGAGATGAAGATAGTGCCAAGAAACCTGATAGCGGCAATGCTGCTGAAATTTCCATTTTTCCTGATCAAGATACTGAGACATCCATTGATGGCTCTGCTTCGAACTCTTCTTGGCCCATTAGTAGCATtagtgaagaagaaatcaggttcGAGGTGCCTTTTGACACATTGAGCTCTCCGGAATATTATCTTCCATCCAGGACTATTACTCATCCAAGGGAAGCATACTTCTCTCTTTTGAGAAATTCTCCTCAAAAGTTAGTTCCTATCGGACCAGATTTCCAAGCCGAATTGCCAGAATGGGGTGGGCATGGTAGTAAGGATAAACCAATCATGCAGGATTCACATGAGAACATGAATCTTCCATCTCAAGCTCTAGAATCAGATCGTGTTGATCATTTTTCTGATGAAAATAAACTTGCTGGGACGTGTATTGTTCCAATGCGTAACATGGAGTTACCTGCAGTCCAAGAGGAGATTGCTGGAGTGGGAAGAGCCGAATGCTCTTGTGAGGACGCAGGTTCCATGAGATGTGTTCGACTACACATCATGGAAGCCAGAGAAAAACTTAAGATATCCCTTGGTGAGGAGACATTTGTTAGGCTGGGTGTCTGTGATATGGGAGAGGTAGTGACAGAGAAATGGTGTGAAGAGGAAGAGGACTTATTTCATGAGGCTGTATTCTCAAATCCTGCTTCTTTAGGCCGAGATTTCTGGAACAATCTTGCTATTGAATTTCCCTCACGTTCCAGGAGGGAACTTGTCAGCTATTACTTTAACGTCTTTATTTTGCGAAAACGTGCCAAGCAGAACAGATTTGACCCGTCCAACGTCGATAGTGATAATGATGAATGGCAGGAGATTGATGACACTGCTGATGACGaagataaaatgacggacgaaGATGAGGATTCTGTGGTAGAATCACCAGAATATCAAAATGATTTTGGCCGCAATGTGATTTATGAGGATGATAAACAGGCATATGACGGGAATGTTGGTGTCACGACCTGGGAAGTCTATAAACCTGTAGGCTTTGGTAGCAAGGTGTTCACTGATATATCCGCAGAATGCCCTGATAAGTTATTTGATACTAACAGCGGTTTTACATCCAGTATTCAGCACCTAGGCAGAGGCGTTTCAAATGAAGCGGGTCACTATGATGGCTCCCATACGCGTGATGCACCTGGGGTTGCTCCAGAAGCAACTCTTGGAAGGACTGTCAATGGTAGACATTGGGCAAGTGATTTTGCCAGTATTAGCCATGACAGTGGGCATGACTTTGTGTTGGGACCGTGCAGCACTAAAGAATGGGATATCGGGTATTTGAGCTGTGCCAAGAGTGAAGTTGACTTATTACCAACCCACACTATGATTGAAGAAGTCTTTGGAGATGGAGCCTGGAGTTACAAGAGCAGAGATGGTCACGGCTTAAGCTAAGTTTTGCTAAAGTTACACCAATGTCGTCATCTGAACTTCCTGAAGACGCTTCTTGCTGAGTATACACATTCCTATTTTTCTTGTATATCGTAATGATGGAAGGAGGAAATTTTTACTCAGATGTAAAAAATTATTTTGCAGGGGTATTACATGAGCTGAGGTATGCTTGGCTTATTTCAATCTGTACAGTTgctattatttctttatttagcaCCAATCCGTGTTTCTGTAGAGGAACTGCTTTGAGTTTTGACTTATGGTAGGCGCTTAGGATTTGTGTAAATACAAATTATGGTATGACCAAACTATCCAAAATGGAAAAATCTCTTAAATTTATGGGATTTGAGTATATACGCCGACTTTGTAAAGAATTTTATATTATTAGTGTAGTTTAATCAATTATAGCAGCAGGTTGGTTATCATTTTTGTTAGGTTACAGAATAATGCTTACTTTTTTAGGGATAATGGACCTGATGGTGTATAGTTTCGACAACTTCTGATGAGCAGATCTTGAACTCGCTGTTAAATGTATTAAATTGCACATTGCTCCATTGTTTGTTACATTTACTTGTGTTTTCCTCCTGAGGTTCTAACTCCTGTATAAAGGAGAAAATTTCAGGCCTGGCATTTAGAGTTCAAATTTTTGCCACCAAAACGTCATGGCAAATAATCATATATAACTTgcaaatgtataatatatgtttAATCATGTGTATaagtgtataatttatatatattagaaaaaataacgATGAATCTAGCCAACTAATTTTA
This DNA window, taken from Nicotiana tabacum cultivar K326 chromosome 15, ASM71507v2, whole genome shotgun sequence, encodes the following:
- the LOC107815990 gene encoding uncharacterized protein LOC107815990; translation: MVQKRPFGEDLYEVSSKQPRHVEPNSQLVSVLDFSPHESVAMKPYASGGDEDSAKKPDSGNAAEISIFPDQDTETSIDGSASNSSWPISSISEEEIRFEVPFDTLSSPEYYLPSRTITHPREAYFSLLRNSPQKLVPIGPDFQAELPEWGGHGSKDKPIMQDSHENMNLPSQALESDRVDHFSDENKLAGTCIVPMRNMELPAVQEEIAGVGRAECSCEDAGSMRCVRLHIMEAREKLKISLGEETFVRLGVCDMGEVVTEKWCEEEEDLFHEAVFSNPASLGRDFWNNLAIEFPSRSRRELVSYYFNVFILRKRAKQNRFDPSNVDSDNDEWQEIDDTADDEDKMTDEDEDSVVESPEYQNDFGRNVIYEDDKQAYDGNVGVTTWEVYKPVGFGSKVFTDISAECPDKLFDTNSGFTSSIQHLGRGVSNEAGHYDGSHTRDAPGVAPEATLGRTVNGRHWASDFASISHDSGHDFVLGPCSTKEWDIGYLSCAKSEVDLLPTHTMIEEVFGDGAWSYKSRDGHGLS